The following are encoded together in the Vespa velutina chromosome 3, iVesVel2.1, whole genome shotgun sequence genome:
- the LOC124948131 gene encoding zinc finger and BTB domain-containing protein 24-like isoform X2 yields MNFTPFPGFTTGSLPTGTVHQFATAKFAQNLTTGGQVVGVLSGGEGGVHYLRPVDPNGFAVAQGGNNQQQQIITLPITVPGKDGTQQQQTVQIQVVNPSVSQSGNSGDQPKYHLAPISLGQFPQGAATVLTVAYSQQGTDGVQIQVQPQNTVATTQTSDQTTQSTSVAVTTTSQQTIQQTVQLPGAPEGLTVVAQIPQDLILREGMEESKEDVKEGTTPVALIKRGSVKNQGNQTETIKREATIESSPLGADGLDASGSMTSGEQAVQITVAGGETIIPDVVEEQEPGTKPKRKKKYKKKPPKPKKPKPGQVSIVTALDGTTLFCCPQCNMAYPEKELLEQHLIGHKIERRFICDICGAGLKRKEHLERHKLGHNPDRPFICSVCMKGFKRKEHLNLHFVIHSGQKTEVCTECGKAFYRKDHLRKHARSHLAKRAKEDPLNTTDTSQNQQQVEQTQPQTEQLQQQSSVPELQQIQIQVGQGSQAQIHQISVSEQSTVVLPTAAETGAMAMLHHQQQQQQQQQQQQQQQQQQQQQQQQQQPQQQQPQQQQQH; encoded by the exons ATGAATTTCACGCCTTTTCCTGGCTTTACTACAGGCTCGTTGCCGACAGGCACGGTTCATCAATTCGCGACAGCCAAATTCGCACAAAATTTGACTACTGGTGGTCAGGTCGTTGGTGTTTTATCAGGTGGAGAGGGTGGTGTTCATTACTTGAGACCAGTTGATCCTAACGGTTTTGCTGTGGCTCAAGGAGGCAATAATCAACAGCAGCAAATAATTACGCTGCCTATAACCGTACCTGGAAAAGATGGCacgcaacaacaacaaactgTCCAGATTCAAGTGGTTAATCCCAGTGTTTCTCAAAGTGGAAACAGTGGGGACCAACCAAAATATCATTTGGCGCCAATTTCATTGGGACAGTTTCCCCAAGGTGCAGCAACTGTTCTTACTGTCGCCTATAGTCAACAGGGAACAGATGGTGTTCAAATTCAAGTTCAGCCACAAAATACGGTTGCAACGACGCAAAC gTCGGATCAAACAACACAGAGTACTTCGGTTGCTGTAACTACCACATCGCAACAGACGATTCAGCAAACTGTACAACTTCCGGGAGCACCAGAGGGATTGACTGTGGTTGCACAAATACCACAAGATTTGATCTTAAGAGAAGGAATGGAAGAGTCTAAGGAGGATGTGAAAGAAGGCACAACTCCAGTTGCTCTTATTAAAAGAGGAAGTGTGAAAAATCAAGGAAATCAAA CAGAaacaataaagagagaagCCACCATAGAATCGAGTCCTTTAGGCGCTGACGGTCTAGACGCTTCAGGAAGTATGACATCCGGGGAACAAGCTGTACAGATTACAGTAGCCGGTGGTGAGACTATTATTCCTGACGTTGTTGAGGAACAAGAACCGGGAACAAAacccaaaagaaaaaagaaatacaagaaaaaaccTCCAAAGCCAAAAAAACCGAAGCCTGGTCAAGTTAGTATTGTTACTGCCTTAGACGGTACCACACTATTCTGCTGCCCTCAATGTAATATGGCTTACCCGGAGAAAGAACTTTTAGAACAACATCTTATCGGtcataaaatagaaaggaggTTTATTTGCGATATTTGCGGGGCTGGTTTAAAACGTAAAGAGCATTTAGAACGACACAAACTTGGTCATAATCCTGACAGACCATTTATTTGCTCCGTTTGTATGAAAGgttttaaacgaaaagaacATCTTAATCTTCATTTTGTTATACACTCTGGACAAAAGACCGAAGTGTGTACCGAATGTGGAAAGGCGTTCTATAGAAAGGATCATTTAAGAAAACATGCAAGATCACATCTTGCCAAACGTGCTAAAGAAGATCCATTAAATACGACTGATACTTCGCAAAATCAACAACAAGTAGAACAGACACAACCACAAACAGAACAGTTACAGCAACAATCTTCTGTACCGGAGCTTCAACAAATTCAAATACAAGTAGGGCAAGGTTCACAAGCTCAGATACATCAAATTTCTGTCAGCGAACAATCTACTGTTGTGCTACCAACCGCCGCTGAAACGGGTGCAATGGCGATGTTACACcatcaacagcagcagcagcaacaacaacaacagcagcagcagcagcagcaacagcagcaacaacaacaacagcaacagcaacctCAACAACAGCAACctcaacaacagcaacagcattAG
- the LOC124948131 gene encoding zinc finger protein 384-like isoform X3 produces MNFTPFPGFTTGSLPTGTVHQFATAKFAQNLTTGGQVVGVLSGGEGGVHYLRPVDPNGFAVAQGGNNQQQQIITLPITVPGKDGTQQQQTVQIQVVNPSVSQSGNSGDQPKYHLAPISLGQFPQGAATVLTVAYSQQGTDGVQIQVQPQNTVATTQTSDQTTQSTSVAVTTTSQQTIQQTVQLPGAPEGLTVVAQIPQDLILREGMEESKEDVKEGTTPVALIKRGSVKNQGNQKTIKREATIESSPLGADGLDASGSMTSGEQAVQITVAGGETIIPDVVEEQEPGTKPKRKKKYKKKPPKPKKPKPGQVSIVTALDGTTLFCCPQCNMAYPEKELLEQHLIGHKIERRFICDICGAGLKRKEHLERHKLGHNPDRPFICSVCMKGFKRKEHLNLHFVIHSGQKTEVCTECGKAFYRKDHLRKHARSHLAKRAKEDPLNTTDTSQNQQQVEQTQPQTEQLQQQSSVPELQQIQIQVGQGSQAQIHQISVSEQSTVVLPTAAETGAMAMLHHQQQQQQQQQQQQQQQQQQQQQQQQQQPQQQQPQQQQQH; encoded by the exons ATGAATTTCACGCCTTTTCCTGGCTTTACTACAGGCTCGTTGCCGACAGGCACGGTTCATCAATTCGCGACAGCCAAATTCGCACAAAATTTGACTACTGGTGGTCAGGTCGTTGGTGTTTTATCAGGTGGAGAGGGTGGTGTTCATTACTTGAGACCAGTTGATCCTAACGGTTTTGCTGTGGCTCAAGGAGGCAATAATCAACAGCAGCAAATAATTACGCTGCCTATAACCGTACCTGGAAAAGATGGCacgcaacaacaacaaactgTCCAGATTCAAGTGGTTAATCCCAGTGTTTCTCAAAGTGGAAACAGTGGGGACCAACCAAAATATCATTTGGCGCCAATTTCATTGGGACAGTTTCCCCAAGGTGCAGCAACTGTTCTTACTGTCGCCTATAGTCAACAGGGAACAGATGGTGTTCAAATTCAAGTTCAGCCACAAAATACGGTTGCAACGACGCAAAC gTCGGATCAAACAACACAGAGTACTTCGGTTGCTGTAACTACCACATCGCAACAGACGATTCAGCAAACTGTACAACTTCCGGGAGCACCAGAGGGATTGACTGTGGTTGCACAAATACCACAAGATTTGATCTTAAGAGAAGGAATGGAAGAGTCTAAGGAGGATGTGAAAGAAGGCACAACTCCAGTTGCTCTTATTAAAAGAGGAAGTGTGAAAAATCAAGGAAATCAAA AaacaataaagagagaagCCACCATAGAATCGAGTCCTTTAGGCGCTGACGGTCTAGACGCTTCAGGAAGTATGACATCCGGGGAACAAGCTGTACAGATTACAGTAGCCGGTGGTGAGACTATTATTCCTGACGTTGTTGAGGAACAAGAACCGGGAACAAAacccaaaagaaaaaagaaatacaagaaaaaaccTCCAAAGCCAAAAAAACCGAAGCCTGGTCAAGTTAGTATTGTTACTGCCTTAGACGGTACCACACTATTCTGCTGCCCTCAATGTAATATGGCTTACCCGGAGAAAGAACTTTTAGAACAACATCTTATCGGtcataaaatagaaaggaggTTTATTTGCGATATTTGCGGGGCTGGTTTAAAACGTAAAGAGCATTTAGAACGACACAAACTTGGTCATAATCCTGACAGACCATTTATTTGCTCCGTTTGTATGAAAGgttttaaacgaaaagaacATCTTAATCTTCATTTTGTTATACACTCTGGACAAAAGACCGAAGTGTGTACCGAATGTGGAAAGGCGTTCTATAGAAAGGATCATTTAAGAAAACATGCAAGATCACATCTTGCCAAACGTGCTAAAGAAGATCCATTAAATACGACTGATACTTCGCAAAATCAACAACAAGTAGAACAGACACAACCACAAACAGAACAGTTACAGCAACAATCTTCTGTACCGGAGCTTCAACAAATTCAAATACAAGTAGGGCAAGGTTCACAAGCTCAGATACATCAAATTTCTGTCAGCGAACAATCTACTGTTGTGCTACCAACCGCCGCTGAAACGGGTGCAATGGCGATGTTACACcatcaacagcagcagcagcaacaacaacaacagcagcagcagcagcagcaacagcagcaacaacaacaacagcaacagcaacctCAACAACAGCAACctcaacaacagcaacagcattAG
- the LOC124948131 gene encoding zinc finger protein 384-like isoform X1 — MNFTPFPGFTTGSLPTGTVHQFATAKFAQNLTTGGQVVGVLSGGEGGVHYLRPVDPNGFAVAQGGNNQQQQIITLPITVPGKDGTQQQQTVQIQVVNPSVSQSGNSGDQPKYHLAPISLGQFPQGAATVLTVAYSQQGTDGVQIQVQPQNTVATTQTSDQTTQSTSVAVTTTSQQTIQQTVQLPGAPEGLTVVAQIPQDLILREGMEESKEDVKEGTTPVALIKRGSVKNQGNQSNEEFITSMPAGWQSLATPGSTVADYLSRLPASTLPLGLQHFLKFSAETIKREATIESSPLGADGLDASGSMTSGEQAVQITVAGGETIIPDVVEEQEPGTKPKRKKKYKKKPPKPKKPKPGQVSIVTALDGTTLFCCPQCNMAYPEKELLEQHLIGHKIERRFICDICGAGLKRKEHLERHKLGHNPDRPFICSVCMKGFKRKEHLNLHFVIHSGQKTEVCTECGKAFYRKDHLRKHARSHLAKRAKEDPLNTTDTSQNQQQVEQTQPQTEQLQQQSSVPELQQIQIQVGQGSQAQIHQISVSEQSTVVLPTAAETGAMAMLHHQQQQQQQQQQQQQQQQQQQQQQQQQQPQQQQPQQQQQH, encoded by the exons ATGAATTTCACGCCTTTTCCTGGCTTTACTACAGGCTCGTTGCCGACAGGCACGGTTCATCAATTCGCGACAGCCAAATTCGCACAAAATTTGACTACTGGTGGTCAGGTCGTTGGTGTTTTATCAGGTGGAGAGGGTGGTGTTCATTACTTGAGACCAGTTGATCCTAACGGTTTTGCTGTGGCTCAAGGAGGCAATAATCAACAGCAGCAAATAATTACGCTGCCTATAACCGTACCTGGAAAAGATGGCacgcaacaacaacaaactgTCCAGATTCAAGTGGTTAATCCCAGTGTTTCTCAAAGTGGAAACAGTGGGGACCAACCAAAATATCATTTGGCGCCAATTTCATTGGGACAGTTTCCCCAAGGTGCAGCAACTGTTCTTACTGTCGCCTATAGTCAACAGGGAACAGATGGTGTTCAAATTCAAGTTCAGCCACAAAATACGGTTGCAACGACGCAAAC gTCGGATCAAACAACACAGAGTACTTCGGTTGCTGTAACTACCACATCGCAACAGACGATTCAGCAAACTGTACAACTTCCGGGAGCACCAGAGGGATTGACTGTGGTTGCACAAATACCACAAGATTTGATCTTAAGAGAAGGAATGGAAGAGTCTAAGGAGGATGTGAAAGAAGGCACAACTCCAGTTGCTCTTATTAAAAGAGGAAGTGTGAAAAATCAAGGAAATCAAAGTAATGAAGAGTTCATTACTTCAATGCCTGCGGGTTGGCAAAGTTTGGCAACCCCAGGTTCCACGGTTGCTGATTATCTTTCAAGGCTTCCCGCCAGTACTTTGCCACTTGGTTTACAACACTTCCTTAAATTTTCAGCAGAaacaataaagagagaagCCACCATAGAATCGAGTCCTTTAGGCGCTGACGGTCTAGACGCTTCAGGAAGTATGACATCCGGGGAACAAGCTGTACAGATTACAGTAGCCGGTGGTGAGACTATTATTCCTGACGTTGTTGAGGAACAAGAACCGGGAACAAAacccaaaagaaaaaagaaatacaagaaaaaaccTCCAAAGCCAAAAAAACCGAAGCCTGGTCAAGTTAGTATTGTTACTGCCTTAGACGGTACCACACTATTCTGCTGCCCTCAATGTAATATGGCTTACCCGGAGAAAGAACTTTTAGAACAACATCTTATCGGtcataaaatagaaaggaggTTTATTTGCGATATTTGCGGGGCTGGTTTAAAACGTAAAGAGCATTTAGAACGACACAAACTTGGTCATAATCCTGACAGACCATTTATTTGCTCCGTTTGTATGAAAGgttttaaacgaaaagaacATCTTAATCTTCATTTTGTTATACACTCTGGACAAAAGACCGAAGTGTGTACCGAATGTGGAAAGGCGTTCTATAGAAAGGATCATTTAAGAAAACATGCAAGATCACATCTTGCCAAACGTGCTAAAGAAGATCCATTAAATACGACTGATACTTCGCAAAATCAACAACAAGTAGAACAGACACAACCACAAACAGAACAGTTACAGCAACAATCTTCTGTACCGGAGCTTCAACAAATTCAAATACAAGTAGGGCAAGGTTCACAAGCTCAGATACATCAAATTTCTGTCAGCGAACAATCTACTGTTGTGCTACCAACCGCCGCTGAAACGGGTGCAATGGCGATGTTACACcatcaacagcagcagcagcaacaacaacaacagcagcagcagcagcagcaacagcagcaacaacaacaacagcaacagcaacctCAACAACAGCAACctcaacaacagcaacagcattAG
- the LOC124947585 gene encoding zinc finger and BTB domain-containing protein 49-like isoform X2, translating into MNFPPFGGHFPGTIPSIHQFATDGSGGAGARYANHFPNQPPIGVPVMGKYRPETNGVQTPQSQVMMNNKANYPNSNVHHYPNVPYSQAQPVQQRPSNSPGMQEKRSYHQDVCNLLQDKDKSKDKKADEQQRNGDTATNGGQQDYTMHQHHQQHAHTQTPATMPATWQSLATPGSTVADYLSHLPASTLPLSLHHFLKYSAESIKKESEMAQTTSVAVATTTTPNIMMSPNNKKKKKKKPPKEKKPRPKPGEIRLTTALDGSTLYCCPECHMAYPERELLEQHLLGHTMERRFVCDICGAGLKRKDHLTRHKQSHNPERPYVCTVCLKAFKRKEQLTLHFVIHSGEKRHVCTECGKGFYRKDHLRKHTRSHIARRVKAELSQNAGTQQNQQQNNVSSMQTTTVSASSVLPGGHPGPLLS; encoded by the exons ATGAATTTCCCGCCGTTCGGAGGCCACTTTCCCGGCACTATACCGAGTATCCATCAGTTCGCGACCGACGGCTCCGGTGGTGCAGGCGCGCGTTACGCTAATCATTTTCCCAACCAGCCTCCGATCGGAGTGCCGGTTATGGGAAAGTACCGTCCTGAGACCAACGGCGTACAAACTCCTCAATCTCAAGTGATGATGAACAACAAGGCTAATTATCCAAACAGCAACGTCCACCATTATCCCAATGTGCCATATTCTCAAGCTCAACCGGTGCAACAGAGACCCTCCAATTCTCCTGGAATGCAAGAGAAACGTTCGTATCATCAG GACGTTTGCAATCTCCTACAGGATAAGGACAAAAGCAAGGATAAGAAGGCGGATGAGCAGCAGCGTAACGGGGACACTGCGACCAATGGTGGACAGCAGGACTATACGATGCATCAACATCATCAACAACATGCCCACACCCAAACACCTGCTACGATGCCTGCAACCTGGCAGTCCTTGGCAACGCCTGGCTCCACCGTAGCTGATTATCTTAGTCATTTACCAGCTAGTACTTTGCCGCTTAGCTTACATCATTTTCTCAAGTACTCTGCAGAAAGTATAAAGAAGGAATCCGAAATGGCACAAACAACATCCGTAGCTGTAGCTACCACAACTACGCCTAATATCATGATGTCAccaaataacaagaaaaagaagaagaagaagccaccaaaggaaaaaaaaccacGCCCAAAACCAGGAGAAATTCGATTGACTACAGCTTTAGATGGCTCTACACTTTACTGCTGTCCTGAGTGTCATATGGCATACCCTGAACGAGAATTGCTGGAACAACATCTATTAGGTCATACTATGGAACGAAGATTTGTCTGTGACATTTGTGGAGCGggtttaaaaaggaaagatcatTTGACACGCCACAAGCAAAGTCATAATCCTGAAAGACCTTATGTCTGCACTGTGTGCCTAAAAGctttcaagagaaaagaacaattgACGTTGCACTTTGTAATACATTCTGGCGAGAAACGTCATGTGTGTACAGAGTGTGGTAAAGGCTTTTATAGAAAAGATCATTTGCGAAAGCATACTAGGAGTCATATTGCTAGGAGAGTGAAAGCTGAATTAAGTCAGAATGCTG gTACTCAACAGAATCAACAGCAGAATAATGTATCCAGTATGCAAACGACGACCGTGTCAGCATCGTCCGTTCTTCCAGGCGGGCATCCAGGTCCTCTCCTATCCTGA
- the LOC124947585 gene encoding zinc finger and BTB domain-containing protein 49-like isoform X3, producing the protein MNFPPFGGHFPGTIPSIHQFATDGSGGAGARYANHFPNQPPIGVPVMGKYRPETNGVQTPQSQVMMNNKANYPNSNVHHYPNVPYSQAQPVQQRPSNSPGMQEKRSYHQDKDKSKDKKADEQQRNGDTATNGGQQDYTMHQHHQQHAHTQTPATMPATWQSLATPGSTVADYLSHLPASTLPLSLHHFLKYSAESIKKESEMAQTTSVAVATTTTPNIMMSPNNKKKKKKKPPKEKKPRPKPGEIRLTTALDGSTLYCCPECHMAYPERELLEQHLLGHTMERRFVCDICGAGLKRKDHLTRHKQSHNPERPYVCTVCLKAFKRKEQLTLHFVIHSGEKRHVCTECGKGFYRKDHLRKHTRSHIARRVKAELSQNAGTQQNQQQNNVSSMQTTTVSASSVLPGGHPGPLLS; encoded by the exons ATGAATTTCCCGCCGTTCGGAGGCCACTTTCCCGGCACTATACCGAGTATCCATCAGTTCGCGACCGACGGCTCCGGTGGTGCAGGCGCGCGTTACGCTAATCATTTTCCCAACCAGCCTCCGATCGGAGTGCCGGTTATGGGAAAGTACCGTCCTGAGACCAACGGCGTACAAACTCCTCAATCTCAAGTGATGATGAACAACAAGGCTAATTATCCAAACAGCAACGTCCACCATTATCCCAATGTGCCATATTCTCAAGCTCAACCGGTGCAACAGAGACCCTCCAATTCTCCTGGAATGCAAGAGAAACGTTCGTATCATCAG GATAAGGACAAAAGCAAGGATAAGAAGGCGGATGAGCAGCAGCGTAACGGGGACACTGCGACCAATGGTGGACAGCAGGACTATACGATGCATCAACATCATCAACAACATGCCCACACCCAAACACCTGCTACGATGCCTGCAACCTGGCAGTCCTTGGCAACGCCTGGCTCCACCGTAGCTGATTATCTTAGTCATTTACCAGCTAGTACTTTGCCGCTTAGCTTACATCATTTTCTCAAGTACTCTGCAGAAAGTATAAAGAAGGAATCCGAAATGGCACAAACAACATCCGTAGCTGTAGCTACCACAACTACGCCTAATATCATGATGTCAccaaataacaagaaaaagaagaagaagaagccaccaaaggaaaaaaaaccacGCCCAAAACCAGGAGAAATTCGATTGACTACAGCTTTAGATGGCTCTACACTTTACTGCTGTCCTGAGTGTCATATGGCATACCCTGAACGAGAATTGCTGGAACAACATCTATTAGGTCATACTATGGAACGAAGATTTGTCTGTGACATTTGTGGAGCGggtttaaaaaggaaagatcatTTGACACGCCACAAGCAAAGTCATAATCCTGAAAGACCTTATGTCTGCACTGTGTGCCTAAAAGctttcaagagaaaagaacaattgACGTTGCACTTTGTAATACATTCTGGCGAGAAACGTCATGTGTGTACAGAGTGTGGTAAAGGCTTTTATAGAAAAGATCATTTGCGAAAGCATACTAGGAGTCATATTGCTAGGAGAGTGAAAGCTGAATTAAGTCAGAATGCTG gTACTCAACAGAATCAACAGCAGAATAATGTATCCAGTATGCAAACGACGACCGTGTCAGCATCGTCCGTTCTTCCAGGCGGGCATCCAGGTCCTCTCCTATCCTGA
- the LOC124947585 gene encoding zinc finger protein Gfi-1b-like isoform X1 has product MNFPPFGGHFPGTIPSIHQFATDGSGGAGARYANHFPNQPPIGVPVMGKYRPETNGVQTPQSQVMMNNKANYPNSNVHHYPNVPYSQAQPVQQRPSNSPGMQEKRSYHQQATETINQQDVCNLLQDKDKSKDKKADEQQRNGDTATNGGQQDYTMHQHHQQHAHTQTPATMPATWQSLATPGSTVADYLSHLPASTLPLSLHHFLKYSAESIKKESEMAQTTSVAVATTTTPNIMMSPNNKKKKKKKPPKEKKPRPKPGEIRLTTALDGSTLYCCPECHMAYPERELLEQHLLGHTMERRFVCDICGAGLKRKDHLTRHKQSHNPERPYVCTVCLKAFKRKEQLTLHFVIHSGEKRHVCTECGKGFYRKDHLRKHTRSHIARRVKAELSQNAGTQQNQQQNNVSSMQTTTVSASSVLPGGHPGPLLS; this is encoded by the exons ATGAATTTCCCGCCGTTCGGAGGCCACTTTCCCGGCACTATACCGAGTATCCATCAGTTCGCGACCGACGGCTCCGGTGGTGCAGGCGCGCGTTACGCTAATCATTTTCCCAACCAGCCTCCGATCGGAGTGCCGGTTATGGGAAAGTACCGTCCTGAGACCAACGGCGTACAAACTCCTCAATCTCAAGTGATGATGAACAACAAGGCTAATTATCCAAACAGCAACGTCCACCATTATCCCAATGTGCCATATTCTCAAGCTCAACCGGTGCAACAGAGACCCTCCAATTCTCCTGGAATGCAAGAGAAACGTTCGTATCATCAG CAAGCCaccgagactataaatcaaCAGGACGTTTGCAATCTCCTACAGGATAAGGACAAAAGCAAGGATAAGAAGGCGGATGAGCAGCAGCGTAACGGGGACACTGCGACCAATGGTGGACAGCAGGACTATACGATGCATCAACATCATCAACAACATGCCCACACCCAAACACCTGCTACGATGCCTGCAACCTGGCAGTCCTTGGCAACGCCTGGCTCCACCGTAGCTGATTATCTTAGTCATTTACCAGCTAGTACTTTGCCGCTTAGCTTACATCATTTTCTCAAGTACTCTGCAGAAAGTATAAAGAAGGAATCCGAAATGGCACAAACAACATCCGTAGCTGTAGCTACCACAACTACGCCTAATATCATGATGTCAccaaataacaagaaaaagaagaagaagaagccaccaaaggaaaaaaaaccacGCCCAAAACCAGGAGAAATTCGATTGACTACAGCTTTAGATGGCTCTACACTTTACTGCTGTCCTGAGTGTCATATGGCATACCCTGAACGAGAATTGCTGGAACAACATCTATTAGGTCATACTATGGAACGAAGATTTGTCTGTGACATTTGTGGAGCGggtttaaaaaggaaagatcatTTGACACGCCACAAGCAAAGTCATAATCCTGAAAGACCTTATGTCTGCACTGTGTGCCTAAAAGctttcaagagaaaagaacaattgACGTTGCACTTTGTAATACATTCTGGCGAGAAACGTCATGTGTGTACAGAGTGTGGTAAAGGCTTTTATAGAAAAGATCATTTGCGAAAGCATACTAGGAGTCATATTGCTAGGAGAGTGAAAGCTGAATTAAGTCAGAATGCTG gTACTCAACAGAATCAACAGCAGAATAATGTATCCAGTATGCAAACGACGACCGTGTCAGCATCGTCCGTTCTTCCAGGCGGGCATCCAGGTCCTCTCCTATCCTGA